From the Paenibacillus sp. FSL H8-0548 genome, one window contains:
- a CDS encoding response regulator has product MIKVLIVDDEKIVRKGLVSFMPWQQFGMVVVGEANNGENALQFMKTNKVDLLLTDLSMPVMSGIELMREVSKRYPHIQIVVLTLHQDFEYVQEALRLGAIDYIAKTQLEKEQFEDVLSRISSLFDKKKSKELVNHRNEISQVDELFVMYTLSQQSDDPKWDISLPKGAVEVDIGVWYWTYLPPEAFTPGPNYALICFRDLKGLDHEAVVQLIRVYRRNGFFYDYDPAQPLQTIHKGAINKVGKEDGYDLNEIKQKWLSPDWIYEDQIFDQMHQELKAVKLPPIRLTRLFFSLTDEWNRLYGKILEDSIVIEDSFAYYSQFEAWIRSARDAIRQANIKPQYSIEIQNSIAKATNMAQQMLNQSLTAGEMAMMVNMSSSYFSQCFKQIVGKTYTDYLRDIRMDRAKDYLINTTKTIQWIAEQVGYNDEKYFSRLFREHVGILPSDYRQTNIQDRPK; this is encoded by the coding sequence ATGATCAAAGTGTTGATTGTAGATGATGAAAAAATCGTTCGAAAGGGTTTGGTCAGCTTCATGCCCTGGCAGCAGTTTGGAATGGTTGTGGTAGGAGAGGCCAATAATGGAGAGAACGCCCTGCAATTTATGAAAACCAACAAGGTAGATTTATTGCTTACAGACCTGTCTATGCCAGTCATGTCCGGAATTGAATTAATGAGGGAAGTCAGCAAGAGATATCCGCATATCCAAATCGTTGTGCTGACTCTACATCAGGATTTCGAATATGTACAGGAGGCGCTCCGGCTTGGAGCTATTGATTATATTGCCAAGACGCAATTGGAGAAGGAGCAATTTGAAGACGTATTAAGTAGAATCTCTTCGTTATTCGATAAGAAAAAATCAAAAGAACTCGTGAACCATCGGAATGAAATCAGCCAAGTGGATGAACTGTTTGTTATGTATACCTTGAGCCAACAAAGCGACGACCCCAAATGGGATATTTCCTTGCCCAAGGGGGCCGTTGAAGTTGACATTGGAGTATGGTATTGGACATATCTGCCGCCGGAAGCCTTTACGCCCGGGCCCAACTATGCCCTCATTTGCTTTCGTGATCTTAAGGGGCTGGACCACGAAGCGGTTGTGCAGCTTATCAGGGTCTATCGAAGGAATGGTTTCTTTTATGATTATGATCCTGCGCAGCCGCTTCAGACTATTCATAAAGGAGCGATTAATAAAGTAGGAAAAGAAGACGGCTATGACTTGAATGAGATAAAGCAAAAGTGGCTTTCACCAGATTGGATTTACGAGGATCAGATATTTGACCAGATGCATCAAGAGCTGAAAGCAGTCAAGCTTCCACCGATTCGATTAACAAGACTGTTTTTTTCCTTAACGGATGAATGGAACAGGCTGTATGGAAAAATACTAGAGGATTCTATCGTAATAGAGGATTCGTTCGCCTATTATTCTCAATTTGAAGCATGGATAAGAAGTGCGAGGGATGCCATCCGGCAAGCTAATATTAAGCCGCAATATTCCATAGAAATTCAGAATAGCATTGCTAAGGCGACGAATATGGCTCAGCAAATGCTGAACCAGTCTCTGACAGCAGGGGAAATGGCAATGATGGTCAATATGAGCAGCAGCTATTTCAGCCAATGCTTCAAACAGATTGTAGGCAAAACCTATACGGATTATTTAAGGGATATACGTATGGACAGGGCCAAGGATTATTTGATAAACACTACCAAGACCATCCAATGGATTGCTGAACAAGTCGGTTATAACGATGAAAAATATTTTAGCCGTTTATTTAGGGAGCATGTAGGTATTTTACCAAGTGACTATAGACAAACGAATATTCAAGATAGGCCCAAATAA
- a CDS encoding histidine kinase, with amino-acid sequence MKLNFVLDRYRQFTFKNRIITIFTLSILIPFVCLGLVSLFAINSILANQVQGSIQSSLRQEILALENTLNNLNHVSQQLVFGSTNRLLEQLQHESDPFERLRLRNQLKSELNVITFSNPNIGLTLYYFENTKEYDFENFFVREQFNPEQLPVMEIYPEVVYFGPHKSNNRSVNQLVFSTMRKVDLPEQDVYVYIETGFNAVKKLFDTESPENKSRRLLILDNEGKIKFSQEQNNFPLDSLFPLKDSVEMSGVYGQYVWNKETSNQGWSIVSILPKEELNREKNQWFFRITIYFLFFELAAIFIALLLSRMVYKPLERFNMEIKSLVQSNSKDNTDLTNIPEFDYLLYKIRKMKIKIWDLYGEIERKEKRRADLEVEKLLYQINPHFLMNTLDTVHWLAMMNGQEEIDKLALSLNKLLQYNLGKMGEETTIRGEIEALKEYLQLQKIRYDFQFDVDIDVDDDAMLLPIPRFILQPLVENALYHGVSDDGYIHVDIRLNDELQITIQDNGSGMLPEKIDQLLNDDSMDSQKVGMGIGMKYVKRILEANYGNQATFHIKSEIGNGTIISLSLPVLRGEQKS; translated from the coding sequence ATGAAGTTAAACTTCGTTTTAGACCGCTATAGACAGTTCACGTTTAAGAATAGAATCATTACTATTTTTACCCTCAGTATCCTCATTCCTTTTGTTTGTCTGGGATTGGTATCTCTCTTTGCGATTAATTCGATACTTGCCAATCAAGTACAAGGCTCCATCCAAAGTAGTTTAAGGCAAGAAATATTAGCGCTGGAGAATACATTAAACAACCTAAACCATGTTTCCCAGCAGCTTGTTTTTGGGAGCACGAACAGATTGCTTGAACAGCTGCAGCATGAGAGCGATCCTTTCGAGCGGCTAAGACTTCGAAACCAGCTGAAGAGTGAACTGAATGTAATCACCTTTTCGAACCCTAATATAGGGTTAACTCTATATTACTTTGAGAATACAAAGGAGTATGATTTTGAAAACTTTTTCGTAAGGGAGCAATTTAACCCGGAACAGCTGCCAGTTATGGAAATCTATCCAGAGGTTGTTTATTTCGGTCCGCATAAAAGCAATAACAGATCCGTTAATCAATTAGTTTTTAGCACAATGCGTAAGGTAGACTTGCCGGAACAAGATGTCTATGTATACATAGAGACAGGCTTTAATGCTGTAAAAAAACTATTTGATACCGAGAGTCCGGAAAATAAATCACGTCGGCTGCTCATTCTCGATAATGAAGGGAAAATAAAATTCAGCCAAGAACAGAATAATTTCCCTTTAGATAGCTTATTCCCATTGAAAGACTCAGTAGAAATGTCTGGCGTATACGGACAATATGTATGGAATAAAGAAACAAGTAATCAAGGCTGGAGCATTGTATCGATATTGCCCAAAGAGGAGTTGAATCGGGAGAAGAACCAATGGTTCTTTCGAATAACGATTTATTTCTTGTTTTTTGAATTGGCTGCAATATTCATTGCTTTATTATTATCGAGGATGGTATACAAGCCGCTCGAGAGATTCAATATGGAAATTAAATCTTTGGTGCAATCCAATTCTAAGGATAATACCGATTTAACCAATATACCCGAATTTGATTATCTGCTTTATAAAATTCGAAAAATGAAGATCAAAATTTGGGATCTGTATGGTGAAATTGAACGGAAAGAAAAGAGGAGAGCGGATTTAGAGGTTGAGAAGCTGTTGTATCAAATTAATCCTCATTTTCTTATGAATACGTTGGACACCGTTCACTGGCTGGCGATGATGAATGGGCAGGAAGAAATCGACAAGCTGGCACTCTCTTTAAATAAACTGCTGCAATATAATCTTGGCAAAATGGGCGAAGAAACGACCATTCGCGGAGAAATAGAAGCGTTAAAAGAATATTTACAGCTTCAGAAAATCAGATATGATTTCCAATTTGATGTGGATATTGATGTGGATGACGACGCGATGCTGCTGCCGATTCCGCGATTTATTCTTCAGCCTTTAGTAGAGAACGCACTTTATCATGGGGTTAGTGATGATGGCTATATTCATGTCGATATACGCTTGAATGATGAGCTTCAAATTACGATTCAAGACAATGGGTCGGGAATGCTGCCGGAGAAAATCGATCAATTGCTGAATGATGACTCCATGGATAGCCAAAAAGTAGGGATGGGAATCGGGATGAAATATGTTAAACGTATATTGGAAGCGAACTATGGGAATCAAGCAACATTTCATATTAAGAGCGAGATTGGAAATGGGACTATTATTTCCTTAAGCTTGCCTGTCTTAAGAGGTGAACAAAAATCATGA
- a CDS encoding extracellular solute-binding protein, which yields MKKNFKTLAIGLVVALSLSACGSNNSENAPSNSPSNNPGNNVGADVSYDPLAKFPEPVEVTLGRGIDPTYKYEGNDSAEDNLYTRWLKDSYNIVVKHDWEASNTDYGQKVSLAIGSNDLPDAMLVNETQLRQMVKADQLADLTEVYNKFGADRLKQIYDSNPGLLEGVTFDGKLYALPETTLPSAPMTWIRKDWLDKLGLEAPKSLQDLENIAKAFVDNKMGGEKTLGIVGTQQGGSLYSNFLASGDHYLNFSSVFFSNKAYPGIWVTDESGNAVYGSTTPETKKTLATLRDWYANGILDKEIGLRKSTQEVITSGQAGIFFGPWWTPYNLTDSIKSDPNANWRPYIAPLDESGAFNSNQTTGSNYIVVKKNYKNPEAVIKMLNIHVSEKQESYKTAVGKELTSQEIPLFLIMGLGDQLQYAVKTTQKVLNGEMKLEDVDKLNYGFTYELASHVNNVKTEPFDNYDIQYWDQQKDPDFFSHIYSHLNGGSTFVDAEINWVKSLATAQTKTMQTKWTNLKKIEDETFLKIIMGSAPLDEFDTFVKKWQEQGGDQITKEVNELK from the coding sequence ATGAAAAAGAATTTCAAGACCTTGGCGATCGGCCTGGTTGTTGCTTTAAGCTTAAGTGCATGTGGAAGCAACAACTCGGAGAATGCTCCGAGCAACAGCCCGAGTAATAACCCAGGCAACAACGTAGGCGCAGATGTATCCTATGATCCATTAGCGAAATTTCCAGAGCCGGTAGAAGTGACCTTAGGCAGAGGAATTGATCCCACCTATAAGTATGAAGGCAACGATTCAGCGGAGGACAACCTGTACACTCGCTGGCTGAAAGATTCCTATAATATTGTGGTCAAACACGATTGGGAAGCTTCAAACACGGATTACGGCCAAAAAGTAAGTTTAGCTATTGGAAGCAATGATCTGCCAGATGCAATGCTGGTTAATGAAACCCAGCTAAGACAAATGGTTAAAGCCGATCAGTTGGCGGATTTGACGGAAGTATACAATAAGTTCGGAGCAGATAGACTGAAGCAGATCTATGATTCGAACCCAGGGCTGCTTGAGGGTGTAACCTTTGACGGCAAATTGTATGCTCTACCTGAAACGACACTGCCTTCCGCGCCGATGACCTGGATTCGCAAGGATTGGCTTGATAAGCTCGGCCTGGAAGCTCCAAAATCGTTGCAGGATCTCGAGAACATAGCGAAAGCCTTTGTTGACAACAAAATGGGCGGAGAAAAGACATTAGGCATAGTAGGTACTCAGCAAGGCGGATCACTTTATTCTAATTTCCTTGCTTCTGGCGACCATTATCTGAACTTCTCGTCAGTGTTCTTCTCGAACAAAGCGTATCCAGGCATCTGGGTGACAGATGAAAGCGGGAACGCAGTATACGGCTCCACGACACCTGAGACCAAGAAAACATTGGCTACGCTGCGGGATTGGTACGCCAATGGTATTTTGGATAAAGAGATCGGCTTGAGGAAAAGCACTCAAGAGGTCATAACAAGCGGGCAAGCAGGTATTTTCTTCGGACCGTGGTGGACTCCGTATAATCTGACGGATTCAATCAAAAGCGATCCGAACGCCAACTGGAGACCGTATATCGCGCCATTGGACGAGTCGGGGGCATTCAATTCCAACCAAACTACAGGCAGCAATTATATCGTTGTGAAGAAGAACTACAAAAATCCAGAAGCGGTCATCAAGATGCTCAATATTCATGTCAGCGAGAAACAGGAAAGTTATAAAACAGCTGTAGGCAAAGAATTAACATCTCAGGAAATTCCGTTGTTCCTAATTATGGGCCTTGGCGATCAATTGCAATATGCCGTAAAAACAACACAAAAGGTTCTTAATGGTGAAATGAAGCTGGAGGACGTGGATAAACTCAATTACGGTTTTACCTATGAGCTTGCTTCGCATGTTAATAATGTGAAGACAGAACCTTTTGATAACTATGACATCCAGTATTGGGACCAACAAAAAGATCCGGACTTCTTCTCGCACATTTACTCCCATTTGAACGGCGGCTCAACCTTTGTGGATGCCGAAATTAATTGGGTGAAGAGTCTGGCAACCGCACAAACGAAAACAATGCAAACCAAATGGACGAATTTGAAGAAAATAGAAGATGAAACGTTCCTGAAAATCATTATGGGCAGCGCTCCATTAGATGAATTCGACACATTCGTGAAGAAGTGGCAGGAGCAAGGTGGAGATCAAATTACTAAAGAAGTAAATGAATTGAAATAA
- a CDS encoding LacI family DNA-binding transcriptional regulator: MVITIKHIADLAGTSISTVSRVISNDSRISEKTRSKVKKIIEQQGYQPNMLAKGLVSKMSYNMGLVLPNPTENMHFNSIKAVRGVLSQAQNWGYHVLILTGNSEEELIRSITAKYKGRSMDGLIILYSRDRDKVISYLKSDEIPFVLMGRSAEHSDIYTSEYDQFKVAWDATHFLIQQKHRNIAILHGPAHVLIHSDRLRGYQMALENAQIEPNSRWISLNESDTEDNIVWTWMNERERPTAIMAQDDVTAWKVIKALTRLKLRVPEDVSVLCFNHDYMGDLISSSLTAVDTDSFHNGYSAATMLLQILKGTEIEARRKILPHRIIVRKSTEIKGQVKQ; this comes from the coding sequence ATGGTCATTACGATTAAACATATTGCTGATCTTGCTGGCACTTCGATATCGACCGTATCGCGCGTCATTTCAAATGATTCAAGAATTAGTGAAAAAACACGTTCAAAGGTAAAGAAAATTATTGAACAACAAGGCTATCAACCCAATATGCTAGCAAAAGGCTTAGTATCAAAAATGAGTTATAACATGGGGCTGGTGCTCCCTAATCCGACTGAAAATATGCATTTCAATTCTATTAAAGCTGTACGGGGTGTTCTATCTCAAGCGCAAAATTGGGGTTATCATGTGTTGATTTTGACAGGGAATAGCGAGGAAGAATTGATTCGCTCCATAACCGCCAAATACAAAGGAAGAAGTATGGATGGGCTTATCATTCTTTATTCCAGAGATAGAGACAAGGTGATTTCATATCTAAAATCGGATGAGATTCCCTTTGTCCTCATGGGGAGAAGTGCGGAGCACTCCGATATTTATACCTCCGAATATGATCAATTTAAAGTTGCATGGGATGCTACCCATTTCCTGATTCAGCAGAAACATAGGAATATTGCTATTCTTCATGGTCCTGCCCATGTCCTTATCCATTCGGATCGGCTGCGGGGTTACCAAATGGCTTTGGAAAATGCACAAATTGAACCAAATTCCAGATGGATTAGTCTAAATGAATCGGACACGGAGGATAATATTGTATGGACATGGATGAATGAGCGTGAAAGGCCTACAGCCATTATGGCTCAAGACGATGTAACTGCTTGGAAGGTGATTAAAGCATTGACAAGATTAAAGCTGAGAGTCCCGGAGGATGTTAGCGTGCTTTGTTTTAATCATGATTATATGGGTGACCTTATATCTTCATCTCTGACGGCTGTTGATACGGATTCTTTCCATAATGGATATTCGGCTGCTACAATGCTGCTTCAAATACTGAAGGGAACCGAGATTGAAGCCAGACGCAAGATCTTGCCGCACCGAATCATAGTTAGAAAATCAACAGAGATAAAAGGACAGGTCAAACAATGA
- a CDS encoding pullulanase-associated domain-containing protein, translated as MKRKWNKVVAQVLICCLVVVSLQWFSISTPVNAEGSIEVQAGTANIPADTLRVHYQRADNSFDNMGLWLWGGVVSPSEAVGSWPLGATSFTEEQRTSYGAYVDIKLNDESNKVYFLVINKATGVKEADQKEVTLFTPEINEVWIKEGSDEVFLWEPVNLPENTIRIHYKKTDQNYSDWGLWLWDDVRTPSETVDSWPTGASAFSNSQVDRNGAYVDITLKENAEKISFLVINRTDGTKDGAERSFAMLDNYNQLFIKEGSPAVYTSPYVVETAESKVNHPEWSKDSTIYEVNVRQYTSEGTFKAFESHLPRLKELGVEILWFMPIHPISEEKRIETLGSYYAVADFKAVNPEFGTLEDFKDLVQKAHNMGFKVVLDWVANHTGWDNEWINNPGWYNTDDEGNIVSPNGWLDTADLNYKNADMRAAMLDAMKFWVTEADIDGYRADYAAGVPQDFWDTARKELDAIKPMYMLAEDDTQFNLLMEAFNSNYGWDLFYNIMIGIPSGDKGVKDIQAYIDRMKQLYPKGSYAMNFITNHDTNSWEGTTKEMFGESEKAMAALMFTLPGMPLIYSGQEAGLDKRLLFFEKDQIDWNDQSLKPLYEQFIRMKKENQALWNGSFGGEVKFLNSTDPRILAFEREMNGNKVISVINLSAENVETVINADGSAGSFHSYLANASFEFNQEQTFNLAPWEFNIFSNAAIENEGPTPSPTPDPSPGNTGNISVPGLGETEGVHTFNEDDLKKLSGDNVLIVKKDAKQILLPIQAVDLTGDKPIRIQFNKVSVELPAEILKAAQASASGQPADKTKISLKVVPVEQSEAENLLKSDNLTNTSIKMNGVMYDITLSIMIDNKEVNQLTTFTKPVTLTFTVEGQVNRDLSGVFFIENSNHIRYVGGNWNNSMISANVMHFSRYAVLEIDQTFSDVSAANWASPAIKSLAAKQIVNGTTKTRFEPDRSVSRAEFTAMLVRSLGIASTGSHTFKDVGKNDWFAEAVTAAAEAGIITGRGEGSFEPNKPITRQEMAVTLMRAYTFRSGDSQQSPAADHQFADQESISVWAQDAVKQGSAVGLFKGKNANKFEPQSLLIRSEAAQVIYTLLNN; from the coding sequence TTGAAAAGGAAATGGAATAAGGTAGTTGCGCAAGTGCTCATTTGTTGTTTGGTAGTCGTTTCATTACAGTGGTTCTCGATTTCAACTCCGGTGAATGCGGAAGGATCGATAGAGGTGCAAGCTGGGACTGCTAATATCCCTGCGGATACATTAAGAGTTCATTATCAGAGGGCAGATAACTCCTTTGATAATATGGGTCTTTGGTTATGGGGAGGGGTTGTGTCGCCTTCAGAAGCGGTAGGTAGTTGGCCATTAGGCGCCACCTCATTTACAGAAGAGCAGAGAACCTCTTATGGCGCGTATGTGGATATTAAATTGAATGATGAGTCCAACAAAGTGTATTTTCTTGTCATTAATAAGGCTACTGGAGTTAAAGAAGCGGATCAAAAGGAAGTAACGCTGTTCACACCGGAAATAAATGAAGTGTGGATTAAAGAAGGCTCAGATGAGGTTTTCTTGTGGGAGCCCGTTAATCTTCCGGAGAACACGATAAGAATTCATTACAAAAAAACAGATCAGAATTATAGCGACTGGGGTCTTTGGCTGTGGGATGATGTAAGAACACCCTCTGAGACGGTAGACAGTTGGCCTACCGGTGCCAGTGCTTTTTCAAACAGTCAGGTAGATCGAAATGGTGCTTATGTTGATATAACATTAAAAGAAAATGCCGAGAAAATCAGCTTTCTCGTCATCAACCGTACCGATGGTACAAAGGACGGCGCAGAGAGATCCTTTGCAATGCTGGACAATTATAATCAATTGTTCATTAAAGAAGGGAGTCCCGCTGTTTACACATCGCCGTATGTCGTAGAGACAGCGGAAAGCAAAGTGAATCATCCTGAATGGTCGAAAGATTCAACCATTTACGAAGTAAACGTGAGACAATATACATCTGAGGGAACCTTTAAAGCATTTGAATCCCACCTTCCCAGGTTAAAGGAATTGGGTGTAGAGATATTGTGGTTTATGCCCATCCATCCTATATCTGAGGAGAAACGTATCGAAACTTTGGGCTCTTATTACGCCGTCGCTGATTTTAAAGCGGTAAATCCTGAATTCGGTACATTGGAGGATTTTAAGGATTTGGTTCAGAAAGCTCACAATATGGGCTTTAAGGTCGTATTGGACTGGGTAGCGAACCATACTGGCTGGGATAACGAGTGGATTAATAATCCAGGCTGGTACAATACAGACGATGAAGGGAATATTGTATCACCGAATGGCTGGTTGGATACCGCAGACTTGAACTATAAGAATGCGGATATGCGAGCTGCGATGCTAGATGCTATGAAATTCTGGGTTACGGAGGCAGATATTGATGGATATCGCGCCGATTACGCAGCTGGAGTACCACAGGATTTTTGGGATACTGCAAGAAAAGAACTTGATGCGATAAAGCCGATGTATATGCTAGCTGAAGATGATACTCAATTCAACTTATTAATGGAAGCGTTTAACTCAAACTACGGCTGGGACCTTTTTTATAACATTATGATTGGTATACCTAGCGGTGATAAAGGAGTTAAAGATATCCAAGCTTATATCGATCGAATGAAGCAATTATACCCAAAAGGCTCTTATGCGATGAATTTCATAACCAATCACGATACGAATTCGTGGGAAGGCACTACTAAAGAAATGTTCGGTGAGTCTGAAAAGGCAATGGCAGCACTTATGTTTACCTTGCCGGGAATGCCATTAATCTATTCAGGACAAGAAGCGGGACTTGATAAGAGACTTCTATTTTTTGAGAAGGATCAAATTGATTGGAATGACCAATCATTGAAGCCATTATACGAGCAATTCATTCGTATGAAGAAAGAGAATCAAGCGCTTTGGAATGGCAGCTTCGGTGGCGAGGTTAAATTTCTTAACTCAACTGATCCGCGTATCTTGGCGTTCGAGAGAGAAATGAACGGCAACAAAGTGATAAGTGTTATAAATTTATCAGCAGAAAATGTAGAAACCGTTATAAATGCGGACGGATCGGCAGGAAGCTTCCACTCCTATTTAGCAAATGCTTCATTTGAGTTTAATCAAGAACAAACCTTTAATCTCGCACCATGGGAATTTAATATTTTTTCCAATGCTGCCATTGAGAACGAAGGCCCTACACCAAGTCCTACACCAGACCCTTCACCTGGTAATACGGGCAATATTTCTGTACCAGGCTTGGGAGAAACAGAGGGTGTTCATACCTTTAATGAAGATGATCTAAAAAAACTAAGCGGCGATAATGTACTAATTGTCAAAAAGGATGCCAAGCAAATTCTGCTTCCAATTCAAGCGGTTGATCTGACAGGAGATAAACCGATTCGTATCCAGTTTAATAAGGTTTCTGTTGAACTCCCTGCTGAAATATTAAAAGCAGCACAAGCAAGTGCCTCGGGGCAGCCAGCAGACAAAACTAAAATTTCATTAAAGGTCGTTCCAGTGGAGCAATCCGAGGCGGAGAACTTGCTAAAGAGCGATAATCTGACCAACACTTCCATTAAAATGAACGGCGTTATGTACGATATTACTTTGTCCATCATGATAGATAATAAAGAAGTGAACCAATTGACCACATTTACAAAGCCCGTTACACTTACGTTTACAGTGGAGGGTCAAGTAAATCGTGATTTATCGGGTGTCTTCTTTATCGAAAATTCTAATCATATCCGATATGTAGGCGGTAATTGGAACAATAGCATGATTTCTGCAAACGTTATGCATTTCAGTAGATATGCAGTCCTTGAAATCGATCAGACCTTTAGCGACGTGAGTGCTGCCAATTGGGCATCACCGGCCATTAAATCTCTCGCTGCCAAACAAATCGTAAATGGGACAACAAAAACGCGGTTTGAGCCCGATAGATCGGTATCGCGTGCAGAGTTTACCGCGATGCTGGTGCGTTCGCTGGGCATTGCTTCGACTGGTTCCCACACATTTAAGGATGTAGGGAAAAACGATTGGTTTGCAGAGGCCGTTACGGCTGCTGCTGAAGCGGGAATCATCACCGGAAGAGGTGAAGGTTCTTTTGAACCGAATAAACCGATAACTAGACAGGAAATGGCCGTCACGCTGATGCGCGCTTATACGTTCCGAAGTGGGGATTCTCAGCAATCTCCTGCAGCAGACCACCAATTCGCAGATCAGGAAAGCATAAGCGTTTGGGCTCAGGATGCTGTGAAGCAGGGAAGTGCTGTAGGGCTTTTTAAAGGGAAAAACGCTAATAAATTCGAACCGCAATCGCTCCTGATACGATCGGAAGCAGCACAAGTCATTTACACGCTTTTGAATAATTAG